The genomic stretch CTTACGAGTGTTGGACAGCAGTCAGGGACGACACGATCGCCTGTCAGAGCTGGACCTGTCTGGAGTGTACACCCCACAGCTTAACGCCTCTGTGTTGACCGCCTTCCCTGGACTACGGCACCTCAACATCTCTGGCAGCCAGGTAGAGCGAGTCCTCGATGATGGTTTCCAGTGGCTGACAGAGCTGCGTGTCGTTGACCTGCGTGGCTGTCCCGTGAGCCACGTGCCGCCTGTGCTGTTTCAGGGCCTGAGGTCACTGCAGGCTGTGTACGCGGACTCCTTCAGGCTGTGCTGTCCCGCCCTTCTGCCTGCAGACTTTAACGTTCACAAGTGTGTTGCGCCCTTCGAAGAGGTCTCCTCCTGTGATGACTTGCTGGGCTCTGAAGCCTACAGCGCTGTGACCTTTGTCATTGCTCTCGTGGCTGTGATTGGAAACGGCGCGTGTTTTGTCTTCCGGGTGTTTGTGAGTAAGAGCAAAAGCAAGCAAGGATTTGCGGTCTTCGTGACgcacctgtctctgtctgacttTCTCATGGGGGTCTACCTGATATTCCTCGGTGTGGGTGACCGGGCATACAAGGGTAGGTACCTGTGGAACGACGTGTGGTGGAGAAACAGCTCTGCGTGTAAAGTGGCGGGCTTCCTGTCGCTGCTGTCCAGCGAGGTGTCCACCTTCATCATGTGCCTCATCACTCTGGATCGCTTTCTGGTGCTGCGCTTCCCCTTCAGCAGGGTGCACTTTGGTCTCAAGTCCGCGCACCTGGCGTCATGCGCGGTTTGGCTGGCAGGTGTGACACTAGCGGCCATCCCCCTGCTGCCTATGACGTCACACTGGCGATTCTACGGTCTCACCAGTATCTGTGTTCCTCTGCCTGTCACCTCAAAGGACTTTGCAGGTCGCGGGTACTCCTTCAGCATCGTTGTCGTCCTCAACTTTGTCCTCTCCATCTTTGTCTGCTGCGGGCAGCTGGTTATCTACCAGTCAGTGCAAGCCAACGCCATGTCTGCAGCAGCCACAAGCACCACGAGAAGAACTCAGGATCTGACCATCGCGCGACGCCTGGTGGCTGTGGCCATGTCGGACTTTTTGTGCTGGTTTCCTATCGGACTGCTGGGTCTGCTAGCGTCTCGCGGGGTTCCAATCCCGGGCGAGGTCAACGTGGCCGTGGCGGTCTTTGTCTTGCCGCTCAACTCGGCGCTCAACCCTTTCCTCTACACGGTCAACGTGCTGATGGAGCGCAGGAGGCTTGTCCGTGAAGAGCGACTGAGGAAGCTGATCCTGTCGCAGCTTCGTACTTAAAGGTAGAGCAGTGATACAGTAATCTGAAGGTGTATCTTCTGTTGTTTCACTTTAAATGCTTGAGGCTAGAGTATTGACACGGTACACCTGCCAGTACACCTCTTGTCTCAAATTatagtgtgttttgtttttttgtttgtttgtttttaaagtttGGGAAGACGCTCAAGCGTGCGCTTTTAATCGATAAAGAATAACATTATATAACACACTTGGTATATGTATgtttaactgtacattaatctCTGGCACAGCAAATTTTACATTTACTTTTGGCGCGAATGCATGGACAAGAATGTACTAATCAATGCTGTTGTGTCTGCGGTGTCAACATTATTTTGTGACATCAACATAATCATGTatccacacacagacatacatatgcATATACACATATAATTAAACATTTTCATTTCCAAAATACTCAAACGTCTCAACCCTAATTCGCAATTAAACATTACATTTAaatcaataggcctaccatatctaaacttactgatacacatttttgctatcaacaaaatatgattataattttgtttgttagGGTATGCATTCCTGGtaaataaccaaacaatacatcatgTTCTGTTAATATAACATTTTTTTCGTATTAACAAAAATACATCTAATAATATGTTCCCAAAATAACTTCATGTTTCTACATttccaaaaaaagtgttcaatttAATCTATTTCGTTACAAAGACTACTcaaattattttctttcaactTCATCTTGTGGAGTAAAatgtttgtggggtaaatattatgtaataatTTCCATTGAAGCAACTTTAATCTTTCCTCGCTTGTACATTTAGTTGCCAAGAGCCAATATTTCTCGTCAATGGAAATattatatttatgtaaccaGAATTTTACAGAACAGGGTGCGCTTGCTTTTGCTTTGTTAAAATAGCGCGGAACTGTTTGGGGGAAGGTTTTTTTAACAGGTCTTGTCGACAGGGCCCAGATTCGTCGCTTGCGTTTTCgttggctgtgtcctctcgcaGCGCACGCGCGCGGAGGGCCGTGTGCAACGCATTATACTCAAAACGCCGTGTGGCGCTATAACCAAAAGTGGTACAAATCTGTTCATATGGGACAATATTATCGTCTATCCATATATCTCGTACAACATTCACATCAGCTTTAATCCAATTTTTAAAACACAGAACATTATTTTTTAAAACAATACCTGcattattccacaaacattgatcgataaatcgttctttttctacaaaaaaacaaatgtctATTCTCAATCcatttttttggctcacgtaagtgtagcctatgcgatgctaacttgtgtctgtctgtgcgtgcgtgcgtgcgtatgtatgtatgtatgtatgtatgtatgtatgtatgaatgtatgtatgtatgtatgtatgtatgtatgtatgtatgtatgtatgtatgtatgtatgtatgtatgtatgtatgtatgtatgtatgtatgtatgtctgtggtagaaactttaacatttgactgaacaccgaaatactaattcaacctggttattatttaagcaacagcttcaaagtattgaagcaatgatcaacatttcgtcggcacgtatgtagttaaagtgtgtatccaaagaaaacgggtggtgttttttatttttttattttttttttgggggggtgggtaaaaacaggtgactggtttgtgttgtgtgtggtatgtagactaggtcaggggtcaaggttaggtcagatcgcgtgaaggattgtggtatagatacagttatcaccgagctgcagttcgccgattcggagaagacgattttacattgttcggtttcgtagctccagaaaaatagataaagaagataccaaaggagatttcctacaggttaatctgcacatcgtgtttccagtgtctgcgcgaggaagcgcagcgctgtcgaaagcgcagtgtcgatctggccatctcaggcagtcgtgtccccgtaagtaggctacagacagacagatgtagatctagcgtctcgcactcttgcaccgtgtcaccggcttactgtgtgtgtgtatgtgtgacggagtgattgagtttgtgttactgtgtgttgatttcttacgtgagccttgaaggcttcgcctcttatGTTAAACATGTTGCCAAAAATTCGATTTTATTCTAATCAGGCCTACAAACTGTATCTTGATTCATTCGAtgggcttcctgacgagtggacgtaaactgatagaactatcaagataagttttgtgtgaatacttgtttgtctgttcacttaaaagaccgttgggtcgaaatatcggtgaatgtattgttttgtcaataacaaacgttccaacaacctacctttcttgtttttttattctgaattttggaacgttggcggtctctttgtttttggatttgagaAACAGTGTTACATCGTCTGCATACATTGCCAGTTTTAACACATATGCCATATTTCTCTCTCAATCAATTGATGGAAAATTCAGTCCTGTTATGGTCTGATCACTGCGGATTTTAATGGCTATGAGTTCAAGGCCAAGGACGAAGACAATCGGATAAAAATTTCACCCCTGACGGATCCCGGTTAATACGTCCAATTCCTCGGAAATCCAACCCACGTAATTAATACAACTTGTGGTATTATTAATTAATACTTTTACCCAatttaaaaaatgtccaccaaaaccAAATTTTGTAAACGCCCAAATCATATGTTCCTTTGATATTGAATCAAAAGCTCGTGCAAAGTCCAGACCAAGCAGAATGCCTGGCTTATTATTACAAGTCATACAATATGttacatcatcaattaatcGAATGccatggccatgttgggtttgatgcgtgcatgcctggttttctcctgtagatgggtgtcggcacaggaggtctgctcgctgtcctcagccaacatgctccgtcttcatggcagctcacattttttatcgaggttctctcctctagatccgccgtgtttcgcctaggggcttgcgctgcctggttgatagggtcacctcgtagaggatgtggtcatagaccacgcacggtcggtcttgggatagggaaacgttatgctagtccggagggattacgccacaatggccacctcgcgaagacccagggtcctagactagggaggtccaagggggagcaccgggagggctacccctctacccgcacctccaacacaatcccttcccctggtagcttcatccccaaggacgaaacagagctacctgcaacaccccaatTGAATAATATCACTCGATTTTCTACCTTTAATGAAATCAACCTGGTCCTTTGATATAATGCCAGAAGTAACAGACACAAGGCGATGTGCCAGACATTTTGCAAATATTTTGTAATCAGTATTAGTGAGAGAAATGGGTCTCCAATTATTTAAATTATCTGGTGATAGATCTTTTCCTTTGTGAATTAAGGATATCACCGCCTTTTTTGTGTAGGAGACATCTCTCCAGCTTGAAAAGATGCGCTTAAGGAGGCAAACACCAAATCCTTCACATTAGACCCCAAAAAGTTAATAAAACTAGCTGTGACACCGTCCTAGCCCGGCGCAGAACCGTTTCTTAATGATTAAAGTGCTCTAACATCGGGTATTTGTTTCCCCTTCTGCAACAAATTGTAGTGTTGAAAGCTAGAGCAACATATCTTGGAAGAAGCTCATCTTGTCTTAGCTGAATGCTAAAAGTTAGATCAGTCCCTTCAAGGACACTCCTCTGACTTGGCTCTGCTTGAGCTAAAACCTCAGCAATACCTTCAAAGAAACACTTCGTGTCCCAGCTTCGTGCTTAAATCTGGAGCAGTACTTTTAGGGAAACTCTTCGTGTCTCAGCTTCGTTCTTAAATCTGGAGCAGTACTTTTAGGGAAACTCCTCGTGTCTTACTTCCCGGTCCACCAAAACCACCTCAGCTTATTGCCATGGGAGAGTCCTAATGAGTGTCATCAGACACCCTACATCTCCCCCCCGTTGGAGAGTCCTAATGAGTGTCatcaatgaccccccccccccccccccaccgcttCCTCCATAACCAACCGCCTAAGCTCGTTGCCGTTGAATAGTCCAAATGAGTGAGTCATGTGCTTCATCGGGAGAGGCGTTATAATCATGTAGGAACACGAGTGCTTCATCGGGAGAGACGTTATAATCATGTAGGAACACCAGTGCTTCATCGAGAGAGGCGTTATAATCATGTAGGTACACGAGTGCTTCATCGGGAGAGGCGTTATAAACATGTAGGTACACGAGTGCTTCGTCGGGAGAGGCGTTATAATCATGTAGGTACGCGCGTGCTTCGTCGGGAGAGGCGTTATAAACATGTAGGTACACGCGTGCTTCGTCGGGAGAGGCGTTATAATCATGTAGGAACACGAGTGCTTCGTCGGGAGAGGCGTTATAATCATGTAGGTACACGGGTGCTTCATCGGGAGAGGCGTTATAATCATGTAGGTACACGAGTGCTTCATCGGGAGAGGCGTTATAATCATGTAGGTACACGAGTGCTTCATCGGGAGAGGCGTTATAATCATGTAGGTACACGAGTGCTTCATCGGGAGAGGCGTTATAATCATGTAGGTACACGAGTGCTTCATCGGGAGAGGCGTTATAATCATGTAGGTACACGCGTGCTTCGTCGGGAGAGGCGTTATAATCATGTAGGTACACGAGTGCTTCGTCGGGAGAGGCGTTATAATCATGTAGGTACACGAGTGCTTCGTCGGGAGAGGCGTTATAATCATGTAGGTACACGAGTACTTCATCGGGAGAGGCGTTATAACTATGTAGGAACACGAGTGCTTCGTCGGGAGAGGCGTTATAAACATGTAGGTACACGAGTGCTTCATCGGGAGAggtattataatcatgtaggtACACCAGTCCTGCATCGGGCCACACGTGACCTTAGAGTAAAACCAGCTATCGGCCACCTAGTGACTCGCTAAAGCAAAGTACAGCTCCAACTACGCCGTCAGAGTACCACGAAGGCCGCCTTATTTGAAGATACAGTGATTGTCATCTTTAAACAATCCGCTATTATATGTAAGACAGTCAAAGTTAAAGGTGTCCCCAAAAATACATCTCGCTTACCAACCTAAACATAAcagacgttttccggaaatatCTCTGTCGGGATTTTGAGCGGTCTGAAAGATTCAAAGCCCCAGTACCTCGGAGAAGGTTTCCACAACATCCGGAGCTTTTGATTAGTATATTATGCAGCGTGCGCTAAATATGATGCCATTTTCTTTGGAAAATGTAATCTTCAGAGCCCGCCGGAAATTgtgctggcccggtacataccacacaaCAAATTATGAGTGTCAgatttatttacacaatttaaAATGTCGTGATACGACAGGAGCCGCGTTTTCGTTTCACTACAACATGGCGGCGTTTTTGCAGATGACAGAAGTTCCTGCATCTCCAGTGTTTTtatggctttaaaactcgaTAGTACAACCAAACgttttgcatttgaccagaatttttcactggccagccgaGCGAGCTGCCAGGCGATTTCGACAAGCCCGGCGGATATTTGACTCGCCCCTGGCTCTCGGGTGGTGGATTTTGTCATCCCTGATCACAGAGGAATCTCTCTCTTGACCATCGCAGGCAAGATTCTGGCCCGGGTCCTGCTCAACAGTCTGCTGGGACACCCAGACCAAGACCTGCTCCCAGAGAGCCAGTGTGGCTTTCGAGGTGGTCGTTGGACATATTGATTCATTTTCCTCAGACTTTCAAGCGAGCAGAGGATAAGAGCGGGGGGTAGGAGCGACAGTATTCAAAACCTGTCAAATCTCAAgccgtgggttcgaatccccaCTCCCGTCAatatttctctgtgtgtttgtgtgactgtACGTGTGCGAGTGTCCCAAAAGCTGCAAGACTTGTATCagcgtgatgtgtgtgtgtgtgtgtgtgtgtgtgtgtgtgtgtgtgtgtgtgtgtacccccgtttccacaggtttggttgcctaaatcaccataaggcaaccatccacacgtggatggcaacctaaactctggatgggaacctaattgtgtggatggtcgcttcatttaacaccgttaaattgacttttttgacggaaagaatgtcataacaatgttcaaaatgacattctttccgtcctctataggcgacgaaataggtcaaattttgtgcattttttagtgcaaaattcttcgatgccggagcgagtactgcacccagtgctgttgtagtgcaagtgcactagaaaggcactacacccagtgccgcctcttaggtaaccatccacactttaggtatgtgtgtgtgtgtgtgtgtgtgtgtgtgtgtgtgtgtgtgtgagtgatgtaggtgtgtgtgatgtgtgtgtgtgtgtgtgtgtgtgtgatgtaggtgtgtgtgaatctgtgatgtgtgtgtgtgtgtgatgtaggtgtgtgtgtgagtgtgtgtgatgtgtgtgtggtgtgtgtgtgcgtgtgtgtatgtgtgtgtgtgttggggggtacgtgtgtgtgtatgtgtgtgtgtaatcgtAGTTTGCGTTACGATTTCACACCTATCACTCCCTTCAATAATTTAGGAATGTATGTGGATGAGTGAGTGACAGTTGTTTACATTGGTTTGTCATAATGTGTTCTGTTACAAGAATTGTGTCACATTTGACTCTCCGATGCTGAACAATTGTCACACTGAAACGCAAGTTACACTTCAAAATTCAAGCATTAACTTACCCGACTGGAACAAAAATGGGAGGGCCCTATTAAAAATcagaacaaaaatcacaatagacaAAACTGTGCAACTGTTACACACGAGAAGAAAGACAAATTGATGAACtgttttgaaactttcagaatagtTTACCAACATAGGCCTACTACACATACATCGAGCAAAATTTGGGATCGTTACATTTGTTTGGATTGTTACGCGCATTTGTTCAGatggggtgcgtatcgctaacgctacgtgtcatttgttcagatggggtgcgtatcgctaacgctacgtgtcatttgttcagatggggtgcgtatcgctaacgctacgtgtcatttgttcagatggggtgcgtatcgctaacgctacgtgtcatttgttcagatggggtgcgtatcgctaaCGCTATGTGTCATTTGTTAAGatggggtgcgtatcgctaacgctacgtgtcatttgttcagatggggtgcgtatcgctaacgctacgtgtcatttgttcagatggggtgcgtatcgcttacgctacgtgtcatttgttcagatggggtgcgtatcgctaacgctacgtgtcatttgttcAGATGAGGTGCGTATCGCTAACGCTATGTGTCATTTGTTAAGatggggtgcgtatcgctaaCGCTACGTGTAATTTGTTCAGatggggtgcgtatcgctaacgccggctacgtgtcatttgttcAGATGGGGTGCGTATTGCTAACGCTACGTGACATTTGTTCAGATGGGGTGCGTATCGCAAACGTTACGTGTCATTAAATGTTGTTTAGatggggtgcgtatcgctaacgctacgtgtcatttgttgagatggggtgcgtatcgctaaCGCTACGTGTGATTTTTTTAGATGGGGTGCATATCGCTAACGCTACGTGTGATTTGTTCAGATGGGATGCGTATCGCTAACGCTACGTGTcgtttgtgctacgtgtc from Littorina saxatilis isolate snail1 linkage group LG16, US_GU_Lsax_2.0, whole genome shotgun sequence encodes the following:
- the LOC138950013 gene encoding G-protein coupled receptor GRL101-like translates to MPNGTCPETHVQCRDNGNCIPVYLRCNGVFDCLHHEDETACDRITCPGFYRCRGSAVCLHPSSVCDGFPQCPLHDDELLCDLSCPPNCVCRGLAFYCGQRFAVEGYEAEGLRYLDAAGSGLTPSDVKGSLLLIFLSLAECGLTSLDGLSLPNLLDLDLSHNNLTSLNALMLEGVPQLRKVVLSGNVFLRVLDSSQGRHDRLSELDLSGVYTPQLNASVLTAFPGLRHLNISGSQVERVLDDGFQWLTELRVVDLRGCPVSHVPPVLFQGLRSLQAVYADSFRLCCPALLPADFNVHKCVAPFEEVSSCDDLLGSEAYSAVTFVIALVAVIGNGACFVFRVFVSKSKSKQGFAVFVTHLSLSDFLMGVYLIFLGVGDRAYKGRYLWNDVWWRNSSACKVAGFLSLLSSEVSTFIMCLITLDRFLVLRFPFSRVHFGLKSAHLASCAVWLAGVTLAAIPLLPMTSHWRFYGLTSICVPLPVTSKDFAGRGYSFSIVVVLNFVLSIFVCCGQLVIYQSVQANAMSAAATSTTRRTQDLTIARRLVAVAMSDFLCWFPIGLLGLLASRGVPIPGEVNVAVAVFVLPLNSALNPFLYTVNVLMERRRLVREERLRKLILSQLRT